The proteins below are encoded in one region of Syntrophotalea carbinolica DSM 2380:
- the thiL gene encoding thiamine-phosphate kinase has translation MKLAELGEFGFIKRIRAAAASGEGVCHSIGDDCAVLELPPGQRLLTTKDLLIEGVHFQRAWTDSRSLGRKSVSVNVSDIAAMGGRPRHLYLGLGVPADFSVEELQLFMDGFLEAVTAYGACLVGGDTCRSPGPLLISVTAEGSVAAGREVRRAGAGIGQIIYVSGTLGDSALALQQLGKGEVPDSFLASRHHDPTARVALGQALAQAGLATAMIDISDGVLADLGHILKASSVGALLEESLLPLSGAFRAVLQHAPHLLQLALSGGEDYELLFTVAPEREAEVDALARTLALPLTRIGVITSADEGLRLRAADGSLRPAEGKGFNHFAQ, from the coding sequence GTGAAACTGGCGGAGTTGGGAGAATTCGGTTTTATCAAGCGCATTCGCGCGGCGGCAGCATCCGGCGAGGGGGTTTGCCACAGCATCGGGGACGATTGCGCGGTCCTCGAATTGCCGCCGGGCCAGCGTCTGCTGACCACCAAGGATCTGCTTATCGAAGGGGTTCATTTTCAGCGGGCCTGGACCGACAGCCGCAGTTTGGGGCGTAAAAGTGTGTCGGTCAATGTCAGTGATATCGCGGCCATGGGTGGCCGTCCGCGCCACCTTTACCTGGGGCTTGGCGTGCCCGCTGATTTCAGCGTCGAAGAGCTCCAGCTTTTCATGGATGGCTTTCTCGAAGCGGTCACGGCCTATGGTGCTTGCCTGGTCGGCGGTGATACCTGTCGTTCGCCGGGGCCGCTGCTGATCAGCGTGACCGCCGAAGGTTCCGTAGCAGCGGGTCGCGAAGTGCGCCGCGCCGGGGCGGGTATCGGGCAGATCATCTATGTTTCCGGAACCCTGGGCGACAGCGCCCTGGCGTTGCAGCAGCTGGGTAAAGGCGAAGTTCCCGATTCGTTTTTAGCCTCCCGGCACCACGATCCCACCGCCCGCGTGGCTCTCGGGCAGGCTCTGGCGCAAGCCGGACTGGCAACTGCGATGATCGATATATCCGACGGTGTGCTGGCGGACTTGGGTCATATTCTGAAGGCCTCCTCCGTGGGCGCCCTGCTGGAGGAATCGCTGTTGCCCTTATCCGGGGCCTTTCGGGCGGTTCTGCAGCATGCTCCACATCTGCTGCAGCTGGCTTTAAGTGGTGGAGAGGATTACGAATTGTTATTCACTGTAGCGCCGGAGCGCGAAGCGGAAGTGGATGCCCTGGCCCGCACCCTGGCACTGCCTCTGACGCGTATCGGTGTCATAACCTCTGCCGATGAAGGATTGCGACTGCGCGCCGCCGACGGTAGTCTGCGTCCCGCCGAGGGCAAGGGCTTCAATCATTTCGCGCAGTAG